A part of Drosophila bipectinata strain 14024-0381.07 chromosome 3L, DbipHiC1v2, whole genome shotgun sequence genomic DNA contains:
- the LOC138926209 gene encoding uncharacterized protein, giving the protein MNETKLTNLNYYCLFQIFDCIKKNCNTSNINISYNVRRYSDLISFATSCKYICEAFKEWDFKLYEQLKIDKTFFKQITLMEIYLEKLYDHMRFLPAPQRKLFWKEYINEIKGNNMLESVKIFFEPTQYYPEHLEAFDDIINALRHKSVREFVLSIKGKYKFDISPEFRNLESLYVDADMDVDFLIGLCKSNPNLTRLKLNRSELYDGQLAYIVPHCGQLEYLTFVMKPGINGREYGPLAALPKLLELTLHGNHQSGSLVWLFEGLRGSKIRKISIPNTHVTRDEVMALAQIPVVATLQFCLLDRSHYQEMPMHGYLTEIIVMLEPKNMNTSIYEGPQWTATLRSDWINTTREPGVNFYNHWNTKEELLFEKSRDYEFIQSFRLRVKGTNKIIETLQNFDEKLFVEKMVLNTHEPLSQEEMAALGSISTITTIRCFFSQMEAMIAIKLQQLGNPEAKTPNRVDRITTEKCEVRLIHGQDSVTLAINFNGIFMNTAVFAPLLRLNNLKCLSLEGRLMYISFEQLFRTLSLDDEINLEELQVDFVDAGELEQIIKIRSLKVLKCGFLCSKNIDKVANLGQLESLTITFHPEGSLVKLLNDFASKEIHTLRHLAIQHTAVIYEEMVELTKIKSLKSIQLGLRSENSWLRPHHQPRKIEVLYCVKCTAPKYESTKLRHHTIFKMVTSSQPTKLKALAEMYARSEFSVHFTDSCFDLLENLPNLEDLRINFERKVPDLERISRLKNLRRLSVASQDFRNLSQLETLECVVYDMQGIENVALLQNISELQIHNPTAIELWDLLKELKALVNMKSLLLDNCDLNFLELVEITKLKWINYLRLGIADKKYIFMFLPSNLPNLTDLEITSTECGNAIFVLSYITMSKTLKSLSLYRYYGITVENVNGILMALKLQRDPEQHPPLKLRGIWSDFDRVNQIRFYDETYLQLEQVTENGYKSSEESDADSDNEI; this is encoded by the exons ATGAACGAAACCAAACTAACAAACCTAAACTACTACTGcttgtttcaaatatttgattgcataaaaaaaaattgcaacacCAGTAATATCAATATTAGTTACAATGTCAGGCGTTATTCGGATCTGATATCTTTTGCCACCAGCTGTAAATACATTTGCGAAGCTTTCAAAGAATGGGATTTCAAACTCTATGAACAACTGAAAATTGATAAAACTTTCTTTAAACAAATCACCTTGATGGAGATTTATTTGGAGAAACTCTATGATCACATGCGATTCCTTCCCGCCCCTCAGagaaaattattttggaaAGAGTATATCAACGAAATCAAAGGAAATAATATGCTGGAATCGGTAAAGATCTTTTTTGAGCCAACTCAGTACTATCCTGAACATTTGGAGGCGTTCGATGACATCATTAATGCCCTAAGACATAAAAGCGTTCGAGAATTTGTACTTAGTATTAAAGGTAAATATAAATTCGATATATCTCCGGAGTTTCGGAATTTGGAATCCTTGTATGTGGACGCCGATATGGATGTCGACTTCTTAATTGGTTTGTGTAAGTCCAATCCCAATTTAACGCGTTTAAAGCTCAACCGAAGCGAGCTCTACGATGGCCAGTTGGCATACATTGTGCCCCATTGCGGCCAACTAGAATATCTGACCTTTGTGATGAAGCCCGGGATTAATGGGAGGGAGTATGGTCCTCTAGCAGCCCTTCCTAAACTCCTAGAGCTTACACTCCATGGAAATCACCAAAGTGGATCGTTGGTGTGGCTCTTCGAGGGCTTAAGAGGCTCAAAAATCCGAAAGATATCCATCCCGAACACTCATGTCACCAGGGATGAGGTTATGGCTTTAGCACAAATACCAGTTGTGGCTACCCTTCAATTCTGTTTGCTGGACCGATCGCATTATCAGGAAATGCCCATGCATGGCTATCTCACCGAAATTATTGTAATGCTTGaaccaaaaaatatgaatacaaGTATTTATGAGGGTCCACAATGGACAGCAACTTTACGCTCGGACTGGATAAACACGACAAGGGAGCCAGGAGTCAACTTTTACAATCACTGGAATACAAAAGAAGAATTgttgtttgaaaaatcaaGGGATTACGAATTTATACAGTCTTTCAGGTTACGAGTCAAAGGAACGAATAAAATAATCGAGACACTCCAAAATTTTGACGAAAAACTATTCGTTGAGAAAATGGTGCTTAATACCCACGAACCACTAAGCCAGGAAGAAATGGCAGCTCTAGGTTCAATTTCAACTATTACCACCATACGATGCTTTTTTTCTCAAATGGAGGCAATGATCGCAATTAAGCTACAACAGCTTGGGAACCCAGAGGCCAAGACCCCCAACCGAGTAGACCGAATCACTACTGAAAAGTGCGAGGTACGCTTGATTCATGGACAGGACTCAGTAACTCTtgccattaattttaatggaatttttaTGAATACCGCCGTTTTTGCGCCTCTGTTGAGATTGAATAACTTGAAATGCCTCTCACTCGAGGGAAGGTTGATGTATATTTCCTTTGAACAACTATTCAGAACACTATCCCTTGACGATGAAATAAACTTGGAGGAATTACAAGTGGACTTTGTGGACGCCGGGGAACTGGAACAGATCATAAAAATCCGTAGCTTAAAGGTGCTCAAGTGTGGTTTTCTGTGTTCCAAAAACATTGATAAAGTGGCTAACTTGGGACAACTCGAATCCCTGACGATTACCTTCCATCCAGAAGGTTCACTAGTAAAGCTTTTAAATGATTTTGCCTCAAAAGAAATTCACACTCTTCGTCATCTGGCAATTCAGCATACAGCGGTAATTTATGAAGAAATGGTCGAGCTGACGAAAATCAAGTCCCTGAAGAGTATTCAGCTAGGATTGAGGAGTGAAAATAGTTGGCTGAGACCTCATCATCAACCTAGGAAGATAGAAGTTCTCTACTGTGTGAAGTGTACGGCGCCCAAATATGAGTCCACAAAATTGAGGCATCATACCATTTTCAAAATGGTTACTTCCAGCCAGCCAACTAAGCTAAAAGCATTGGCTGAGATGTACGCAAGGTCGGAGTTTTCTGTCCACTTTACAGATTCCTGCTTCGATCTTTTAGAAAACTTGCCAAACCTGGAGGATCTGCGAATAAATTTCGAACGCAAAGTCCCCGACCTGGAAAGAATATCAAGATTGAAAAATCTTCGAAGACTGTCAGTGGCATCTCAGGACTTTAGGAACCTATCTCAACTGGAGACATTGGAGTGCGTTGTTTACGATATGCAAGGCATTGAAAATGTAGCCCTCCTTCAGAATATCTCAGAGCTACAGATACACAATCCAACCGCAATTGAATTGTGGGATCTTTTAAAGGAACTCAAGGCCTTAGTCAATATGAAATCGTTGCTTTTGGATAACTGCGATCTTAATTTCTTAGAGCTTGTGGAAATAACGAAACTTAAATGGATAAATTATTTACGTTTGGGAATAGCTGacaagaaatatatttttatgtttttaccAAGCAATTTACCGAATCTGACTGATTTGGAAATCACTTCGACTGAATGCGGAAATGCAATTTTTGTACTGAGCTACATTACAATGTCCAAGACACTAAAGTCATTGTCATTGTATCGCTATTATGGCATAACTGTTGAAAATGTCAATGGAATCTTAATGGCCCTCAAACTTCAAAGGGATCCGGAACAGCATCCACCATTAAAATTGCGTGGAATTTGGAGCGATTTCGACAGAGTCAACCAG ATACGATTCTACGATGAAACGTATTTGCAGCTGGAACAAGTCACCGAGAATGGATACAAAAGCAGTGAAGAGTCCGATGCGGACTCCGATAATGAGATTTAA